TGCAGACCCTGTGCCGAAACGCCTTTCCGGTGAGGGGGCTGGGGCGAAACGCCGTGGACCCAAGAGGCGACGGGGGTGGGGGCGGTTACAGGAGCCGAGGGCCGCGGCTGGCTCGGACCCCGGGAACAGCGGTGAGGGAATTGCAGGGATCTCGATACTCCCTCTCTTTACCCCAGAAAGGCAGCTGGGCTCTGGCGCCTGCGGAAAACCCACCCAAGCTTTCTGCCCTGGAGATGCTGGAGAACTCGCTGTATAGTCCCACCTGGGAAGGTAGATGCCTGAGAAGCCTGCGGAGGGATGGGGTGGAAAGGACGGGTGCCTTGAGAAGAGAGTGGTTAAAGGGTCAGGGACCCATGGGGAATAGGAAGCCCCTGAAGCTGGTTTCCAAGTGAGTGCTTGGACAACCcgtccccacctccccagccctctCACCCAGCAGTCTGTTGGGTGCCCATCTAATTGTGTATTCTTTACAGGATCCCAGTTCTGGGTAACAGTGCAGAGGACAGAAGCCGCTGAGCGCTGTGGCCTGCATGGCTCCTATGTGCTGAGAGTGGAGGCTGAGAAGCTGACTCTCCTGACCGTCGGGGCGCAGACTCAGATACTGGAGCCACTCCTTTTCTGGCCTTACACTCTGTTGCGCCGCTATGGCCGGGACAAGGTGCAGGGGGCTGTCGGGGAGAATGGGCATCCCAGGTCGGGATAACTGTgggatgggtgggtggggtggggcaggacaAGAAGATGGCGAGTTCTGTCCTCCCGGTAACCCTTCCTTGCCTAGCCTGTGACCTCTGCctgtgcgccccccccccccccccccccccccccgcaaatagttttttctttgtaGATCCTCTGTAACTAGGACAAGCCCTGTGACTCATctcctctcctggctcctggTAATGTGTTTTCCTCCACACCTTCTTCAGGTCATGTTCTCTTTTGAGGCTGGTCGCCGCTGCCCTTCAGGCCCTGGAACCTTTACCTTCCAGACAGCACAGGGGAATGACATCTTTCAGGCAGTTGAGACTGCTATTCATCGGCAGAAGGTCCAGGGAAAGGAAGGTCAAGGGCAGGAGAGTCTGAAAGCCGACTCCCACGAAGGAGAAGTGGCAGAGGGGACGCTGGCATCCCCGCCTGGCCCTCAGGAGCTCCTGGGCAGCCCTCCTGCCCTGTATGCTGAACCCTTAGACTCTCTGCGCATTCCTCCAGGCCCTTCCCAGGATTCCCTGTACTCAGACCCCTTGGACAGTACTGCTGCTCAGGCAGGGGAGGGAGTACAGTTGAAGAAACCTCTTTATTGGGACTTGTACCAGCACGTGCAGCAGCAGTTGCTGAAGGCCAAGCTGACGGACCCCAAAGAGGACCCCATCTATGATGAACCTGAGGGCTTGGCCCCAGCTGCTCTCCGGGGCCTTTATGATCTGCCTCAGGAGCCCAAGGATGCATGGTGGTGCCAGGCTCGGGTGAAGGAGGAGGGTTATGAGCTCCCCTACAACCCTGCCACTGATGACTACGAGGTGCCACCTCCTCGGAGCACAAAGCCTCTCCCAGGTCCTAAGCCCCGGGGCTTAGCCCTCTCTGAACCTGGAGCTGCAATGGGCAATGGCAGCAAGGGCCACAGCGCAGACACTGCCTTGTACAGCCAGGTCCAGAAGAGCAGTGCCTCAGGAAGCTGGGACTGTGAGCTGTCTAGAGCAGGGGCTAACAGGACTGGAGTCCAGGCAGAAGGCTCCACGTGAGAGGTAGGGTGAGGCGGGGGTTGCTGATAGGACCCCCACAGGGAGGTGGTACTGGGGATCAAAGAAACGTATTAGAGCCTGCAGGAACCAGAGGGCTGGAGGGTCCCCTGTAAGCCAGCCCAGGGGACCAGAGGGATCAGGGGAGTCAGGGGAAGGATGATCAATCTCAAGAAGTCCTGGAAGTGGGACAGATGGCAGAGGTGAAGGATGGGGCCTGAGAGAGACCAGCACCCCCAAGTCATCCTCCCCAAAGGAATGGACAGCTGCTGGACCAGGTCTATGACAATGGGGGCTTTGTCTGGGTTGGTACAGTTTGAGGGGGCTGAATGGAGGCTACAGGGTGATGCTGGACTGTGCCTGGATCGTCACCCCTGTTTTGTTCTTTGCCAGAGACAGATTTTAAGAAGTTTATTCTCATTAAAGTCAGCTTGGGTTTAAAAGGTCTATGTGTGTGAATAGTCACAGATGGGACATGGTGGCAGGGTGTGCTGGGTTGGTGTGGAGGGGTCAGGATAATGTACTGGGGGCCACATAAAGAGGAAGGAGTCTCAGGGAGGTGAGCTGAGCAGTGTGATTGTTGAGAGCCTCGGTGGTccagtgaggcccacttgggctTGAGACTGTCTCTGTGATGCTGGGCGAGCTCTAAAACATCTGCAACTCTCATTTGCCCTCGGTGCCcctctgtaaaataggaaaaacCCAACAACAGACTCTACTTCACAGGGCTATTTGTATGAAAGGAGTTAAGTTTCTCAAGTACTTAATGCAGTCTGAAGCACAAGATTAAGCATTTTATACATGGTAGTTATTCCATGGATGGAGAGGGCCAACAGAAAGGTAGACAGGCATGGACAGAGGGGAACAGGAAGGCAATAGGTCTTTTTCTCAGCTATATGATACCACT
This is a stretch of genomic DNA from Canis lupus baileyi chromosome 12, mCanLup2.hap1, whole genome shotgun sequence. It encodes these proteins:
- the DOK1 gene encoding docking protein 1 isoform X3; this encodes MLENSLYSPTWEGSQFWVTVQRTEAAERCGLHGSYVLRVEAEKLTLLTVGAQTQILEPLLFWPYTLLRRYGRDKVMFSFEAGRRCPSGPGTFTFQTAQGNDIFQAVETAIHRQKVQGKEGQGQESLKADSHEGEVAEGTLASPPGPQELLGSPPALYAEPLDSLRIPPGPSQDSLYSDPLDSTAAQAGEGVQLKKPLYWDLYQHVQQQLLKAKLTDPKEDPIYDEPEGLAPAALRGLYDLPQEPKDAWWCQARVKEEGYELPYNPATDDYEVPPPRSTKPLPGPKPRGLALSEPGAAMGNGSKGHSADTALYSQVQKSSASGSWDCELSRAGANRTGVQAEGST
- the DOK1 gene encoding docking protein 1 isoform X1; amino-acid sequence: MTSYPARKPGRQSPLAEASRLPLAEHLCGPRAVGRGLKVARGPPRLRTPAPSLRLLCSLPLGGPRRPGEGRNAPGGPAPPRPASSPRGQEARKEPPGAMDGAVMEGPLFLQSQRFGTKRWRKTWAVLYPASPHGVARLEFFDHKGSNNGGGRGGSRRLDCKVIRLAECVSVVPVAVDSPPEPGAAAFRLDTAQRSHLLAADAPSSAAWVQTLCRNAFPKGSWALAPAENPPKLSALEMLENSLYSPTWEGSQFWVTVQRTEAAERCGLHGSYVLRVEAEKLTLLTVGAQTQILEPLLFWPYTLLRRYGRDKVMFSFEAGRRCPSGPGTFTFQTAQGNDIFQAVETAIHRQKVQGKEGQGQESLKADSHEGEVAEGTLASPPGPQELLGSPPALYAEPLDSLRIPPGPSQDSLYSDPLDSTAAQAGEGVQLKKPLYWDLYQHVQQQLLKAKLTDPKEDPIYDEPEGLAPAALRGLYDLPQEPKDAWWCQARVKEEGYELPYNPATDDYEVPPPRSTKPLPGPKPRGLALSEPGAAMGNGSKGHSADTALYSQVQKSSASGSWDCELSRAGANRTGVQAEGST
- the DOK1 gene encoding docking protein 1 isoform X2, with translation MVRLGQQRWRKTWAVLYPASPHGVARLEFFDHKGSNNGGGRGGSRRLDCKVIRLAECVSVVPVAVDSPPEPGAAAFRLDTAQRSHLLAADAPSSAAWVQTLCRNAFPKGSWALAPAENPPKLSALEMLENSLYSPTWEGSQFWVTVQRTEAAERCGLHGSYVLRVEAEKLTLLTVGAQTQILEPLLFWPYTLLRRYGRDKVMFSFEAGRRCPSGPGTFTFQTAQGNDIFQAVETAIHRQKVQGKEGQGQESLKADSHEGEVAEGTLASPPGPQELLGSPPALYAEPLDSLRIPPGPSQDSLYSDPLDSTAAQAGEGVQLKKPLYWDLYQHVQQQLLKAKLTDPKEDPIYDEPEGLAPAALRGLYDLPQEPKDAWWCQARVKEEGYELPYNPATDDYEVPPPRSTKPLPGPKPRGLALSEPGAAMGNGSKGHSADTALYSQVQKSSASGSWDCELSRAGANRTGVQAEGST